The DNA region AATTTGCCGCTGTGGGTTGATTCAACTATAGACTTAGCGATCGCCAATCCCAATCCCGTGCCTTTCCCCACTGCTTTGGTTGTAAATAAGTGGTCAAATATCTTTGATTTAACTGATTCGCTCATCCCTTTACCATTATCTGCGATCGCAATTTTTACTTGCTCATCTTCTCGGAAAGTTGTAATGGTAATTCGGTTGGGATTAGCCTTAATTTCTGCCAAACTTCGCCCAATGTTTGCTTCATCTATGGCATCGATCGCATTCGCTAAAATATTCATAAATACCTGATTGAGTTGTCCGGGAAAACCCTCGATTAAAGGTAAATTACCGTAGTTGGTAATCACTTCAATAGCGGGGCGTTGCTCATTGGCTTTCAGGCGATGTTTGAGGATTAAGAGCGTGCTGTCAATGCTTTCGTGAATATTAAATGGCACTTTGCAATCTCGATCGGCACG from Leptolyngbyaceae cyanobacterium includes:
- a CDS encoding HAMP domain-containing sensor histidine kinase — its product is PERTDKIKVHAEEIDLEYSLSDLPKMLDSMSVACDRLKNISTSLRTFSRADRDCKVPFNIHESIDSTLLILKHRLKANEQRPAIEVITNYGNLPLIEGFPGQLNQVFMNILANAIDAIDEANIGRSLAEIKANPNRITITTFREDEQVKIAIADNGKGMSESVKSKIFDHLFTTKAVGKGTGLGLAIAKSIVESTHSGKLSCNSVLGQGTEFIIEIPAS